One Thermoanaerobaculia bacterium DNA window includes the following coding sequences:
- a CDS encoding helix-turn-helix transcriptional regulator — translation MAQQKDQFIKRVKTVRKQLQMSQAQLAHALGVSFATVNRWENGKTAPSTLALRQFALFCREQSKKGKLPHMKVEP, via the coding sequence ATGGCACAGCAAAAGGACCAATTTATCAAGCGGGTTAAAACTGTTCGGAAGCAATTGCAAATGTCGCAGGCACAGCTCGCTCATGCACTGGGAGTCAGCTTTGCCACGGTCAATCGGTGGGAAAACGGCAAGACGGCACCCTCAACCCTTGCACTCCGGCAGTTCGCCCTTTTCTGCAGGGAACAGAGTAAGAAGGGAAAACTCCCCCATATGAAAGTCGAACCGTGA
- a CDS encoding NapC/NirT family cytochrome c produces MKKIWIIVLFVVIAVFGSLFAEGTYTYDDFESSEICASCHESIYRQYDRSMMSQTFTHIWDEVEYYELALPHARKLPKVAEVEAGCNGCHAPVAFLTGDIPPKKPAEESRANDSLSCDLCHTITGFKGEVPFNFNFVVEPGETKYGTRKGGESTYHEIAVTPFLHTAEFCGTCHNEKDPYGIWVKSTHLEWKESPQGKAGVLCQDCHMTPARSASVTAGAVYDDVRQHLFHGAHDTGKLEGAAEILLYADAKKVKPGKTLTLEAFVLNAKAGHSIPSGSAEERLVWLHVEAKDARGNTYHLPVDPKGFPGEELLIADPEAYAYQDIGDIKGIDNFKGIKRDGDVPAGDRIFRLPYLDPDGRMTIAQWHTASLGVDYRLKPLEARRETFTWKVPKDLPEGDVTIHAEVFYSRLVPSVARYMKIPEEEYAPVSMNADKIVLPVVSK; encoded by the coding sequence ATGAAAAAGATTTGGATCATTGTATTGTTCGTTGTTATTGCAGTCTTCGGGTCTCTCTTTGCGGAAGGAACCTATACCTATGACGACTTCGAATCGAGCGAAATCTGCGCTTCCTGTCATGAATCGATTTACAGACAGTATGACCGATCCATGATGAGCCAGACCTTCACCCACATCTGGGATGAAGTGGAATACTATGAGCTGGCCCTTCCCCACGCACGAAAGCTCCCGAAGGTGGCGGAGGTCGAAGCGGGCTGCAACGGCTGTCATGCGCCGGTTGCCTTTCTGACCGGAGATATCCCCCCGAAAAAACCGGCTGAGGAAAGCCGCGCCAACGATTCGCTCTCCTGTGACCTGTGCCACACGATCACGGGATTCAAAGGCGAAGTTCCCTTTAACTTTAACTTTGTTGTGGAACCCGGCGAAACCAAGTATGGAACCCGCAAGGGAGGGGAGAGCACCTACCACGAAATCGCAGTCACTCCCTTCCTTCACACGGCGGAGTTCTGCGGAACCTGCCACAATGAAAAAGATCCTTACGGGATCTGGGTGAAATCAACTCACCTGGAATGGAAGGAGAGTCCTCAGGGGAAGGCCGGCGTGCTTTGCCAGGACTGTCACATGACGCCTGCCAGGAGTGCTTCGGTCACAGCCGGTGCTGTATACGACGACGTCCGACAGCATCTCTTCCATGGGGCGCACGATACGGGAAAACTCGAGGGAGCCGCGGAAATTCTTCTCTACGCCGATGCGAAAAAGGTGAAACCGGGGAAAACCCTCACCCTGGAAGCGTTCGTTCTGAATGCCAAAGCCGGGCACAGTATTCCAAGCGGTTCTGCGGAGGAGCGGCTCGTATGGCTTCACGTAGAGGCTAAAGATGCCAGAGGGAACACCTACCATCTTCCGGTCGACCCGAAGGGTTTCCCGGGCGAGGAGCTCCTGATTGCCGATCCAGAGGCCTATGCATATCAGGATATCGGCGATATCAAGGGGATTGATAACTTCAAGGGGATTAAGCGGGACGGGGACGTTCCGGCAGGGGACAGGATCTTCAGGCTTCCCTATCTCGATCCCGATGGAAGAATGACCATTGCTCAATGGCATACGGCTTCACTGGGCGTCGACTATCGATTGAAGCCCCTGGAAGCCAGGAGGGAGACCTTTACCTGGAAGGTTCCCAAAGATCTTCCCGAAGGTGATGTGACTATTCACGCGGAGGTTTTCTATTCGCGGCTGGTACCCTCTGTTGCCCGATACATGAAGATCCCCGAAGAGGAGTATGCACCCGTCAGCATGAACGCGGATAAGATCGTTCTGCCTGTGGTTTCAAAATAG
- a CDS encoding Fic family protein yields the protein MSTFAPVFTITHRMTSAITRIERARGFLEAALLSEDWVKEMGARALILEAHHTTHIEGTRLTLDQAERLWNGETVPNADPDDTRELLNYRSAFEFISEALEYRDPITEVMIREIHRRLVEGVRGGSAAPGQYRKVQNYVVNSSTGEVIYTPPSAIDVPLMMTELVRWLNSNPDIHPVLVSGVAQFQLVHVHPFLDGNGRASRLLSTLCLYRAGYDFKRLFTISEFYDRDRQAFYTALQSVREHNMDMTVWLDYFITGLETQMIEVRERGEQAIRRDVLVKKHGLNERQARALAHLLQHGKLTIQDFESLCPDVNRRSLQRDLRGMLAKEIIIEVGVASTDPTRHYVPGKL from the coding sequence ATGAGCACCTTCGCCCCTGTCTTTACCATCACACATCGGATGACCTCCGCCATCACTCGCATTGAACGGGCACGAGGATTCCTGGAAGCGGCGCTTCTTTCCGAGGACTGGGTAAAGGAAATGGGTGCCCGGGCCCTTATCCTGGAAGCCCATCACACCACCCATATTGAAGGAACTCGGCTGACACTGGACCAGGCCGAACGGCTCTGGAACGGGGAGACAGTCCCGAATGCCGATCCAGATGACACGAGGGAGTTACTGAATTACCGTTCAGCTTTTGAGTTTATCTCGGAAGCCCTGGAGTATAGAGACCCCATAACCGAAGTGATGATCCGTGAAATCCACCGACGACTCGTGGAAGGGGTACGCGGAGGAAGTGCTGCACCGGGTCAATATCGCAAGGTTCAGAACTACGTTGTTAATTCTTCTACCGGCGAGGTGATCTACACGCCCCCATCAGCCATTGATGTGCCGTTGATGATGACCGAGCTGGTCCGATGGCTGAATAGCAATCCCGATATCCACCCGGTGCTTGTAAGCGGCGTCGCCCAGTTTCAGCTGGTCCATGTTCATCCATTTCTGGATGGCAACGGTCGCGCCTCCCGGCTTCTTTCCACTCTCTGCCTCTACCGGGCAGGATATGATTTCAAGCGACTTTTCACGATCAGTGAATTCTATGATCGGGACCGTCAGGCCTTTTACACGGCCCTGCAGAGCGTTCGCGAACATAATATGGACATGACGGTCTGGCTTGACTACTTTATTACCGGCCTGGAAACCCAGATGATCGAGGTGCGGGAACGGGGCGAACAGGCCATCCGTCGGGATGTGCTTGTGAAGAAACATGGTTTGAACGAACGACAGGCCAGGGCTCTCGCGCATCTCCTCCAACACGGCAAATTGACGATCCAGGATTTTGAATCCCTCTGCCCGGATGTGAACCGCCGCAGCCTTCAGCGGGACCTGAGAGGAATGCTTGCGAAGGAAATTATCATAGAAGTAGGTGTGGCTTCCACGGATCCGACTCGTCATTATGTACCGGGCAAGCTATGA
- a CDS encoding YajQ family cyclic di-GMP-binding protein, whose translation MPEFDIVNKLDLQEVDNAVNQTRRMITTRYDFRNSKSEINLNKKDHLITILTEDEMKMRALKEELIGNIVKRSIDPKVLSFQEIKPAAKAQFKMDVNLIEGIDTDTSRLIVKLIKDMKLKVQVKMQDQQVRVSGKKIDDLQAVIHMLKEKNLEIPLQFVNMKS comes from the coding sequence ATGCCTGAATTTGACATCGTAAATAAGCTGGATTTGCAGGAAGTCGACAACGCCGTCAATCAGACCCGCCGCATGATCACGACCCGGTATGACTTCCGGAACTCCAAATCGGAAATCAACCTCAACAAGAAGGATCATCTGATTACGATTCTGACTGAAGACGAGATGAAGATGCGGGCGCTCAAGGAAGAGCTGATCGGCAATATTGTCAAGAGATCCATCGATCCGAAGGTTCTCAGCTTTCAGGAGATCAAGCCTGCGGCCAAAGCGCAGTTCAAAATGGACGTCAACCTGATCGAAGGCATCGACACCGACACGTCCCGTCTGATTGTAAAGCTCATCAAGGACATGAAGTTGAAGGTACAGGTGAAAATGCAGGATCAGCAGGTCCGGGTTTCGGGGAAAAAAATCGATGACCTCCAGGCCGTCATTCACATGCTGAAGGAGAAAAACCTGGAAATCCCCCTCCAGTTTGTCAACATGAAGTCGTAA
- a CDS encoding S8 family serine peptidase, giving the protein MKRVFLFFVLVFFFGDAVGPLQGFIIPALREKTVSDLEKKDSNPDPSPAQALKILLEKQNRPSTEKNKPIVTLFDPLSVKDNGTLKANPDLILFRAGVFDPVVTIPSEIDFGLTCRRDAGTGPYLYIAQFNRTPGKSDKDHLNQIGAEVLYYIPNNAYILRLKPEQIPTVEKISSIRALFRLPKWAKIDPLIWTTMKDPVQIEILTAPGRDGVPVHRFLRHTFQDAEFMTTDYHHQRGCVVCSFSHDRLYEFLDTCSDLEDVLSMILYEPPELQNDHSIWVGQSYDWVNNTDYDVSATIWNQGILGTGQIVCVADGGLDTDMCFFRYNDSIESKTFPQFLNPPETGLLLPGNKVIAYYVQPGADEWDLYYFHGTRVSGSAVGDNYLTLSTPTYHGHDTGDGMAPNAQLVFQDVTNSSGFMAGLMGDLTDMFSQAYSAGARIHNDSWGLRRNAYYADALDMDEFMFRHEDFLFVVAMGNAGANPGDGTISVPATAKNVVSVGSTTNGGLGTLADDLINSSRGPVFDGRRKPDLVAPGEMIVSALGTESNVDDNCSTWSHTGSSYAAPTVSGLLALMRQYFMDGFYPTGSRAAENVRIPSGALLKACLINGAVPLGGIDTLTSGPVSTIPSNDQGWGRVHLDNVLYFTGDSRRLMTWDVRNANGLSTGEQVEYRVNVTSSTEPLEIHLVWTDPESTTLAAVNLVNNLDLEVVDPGGSTTYLGNVFSGGASTTGGSADFLNPVEGVLVPSPTTGMWTLRVKATAVNGTGTAPYSNRQGYALVATFADCASTISTPTGLNAVDTEILGIDLSWNSVAGATGYLIYRADGSSPDPEEYTLVGSTTFTNFEDTLVQGGYTYTYTVRAVDGCTESAASDTASATFSGACALRPDFAGLQTVINNTDTEDCELHLSWDPASSNCPQGPSVSYNIYRGTTPYFILGPGNLLQPGFRGTSYTDRSVNSHVTYYYVVRAEDSTTSNGGPANGGNESFMDVERPGTAWSSSMSPGTWADDGGDTGAKMTLSGEWHITNLQNHTGGGHYSYSAARDGQRYPRGACAAITTPPLELQPDSNPLLSYWVKYNIHTGYDGVVVEISMDGGNTWVTVNPNEFYPSSFYNTQNPPRNACGYPSAQKCFSGPAGNAGMVGWANYTHNLSPFAGQTVLIRWNLSSDDVVEFEGFFLDDIEVTFASVNEPCYRPIGSSLPQTGQTTCYNEAGAQISCTGTGQDGEFRAGIPWPDPRFTDNGDGTVTDELTGLIWLADCGCFSPSSWLDALISIAALANNQCGLSDGSQAGDWRLPNVLELESLYNSGVFNSANWLNTQGFSYVVAGKSATSTAHPYSSGSDFTVDMAWGYVDAGGGGPLLPVRGISSLPARLWRTGVKVVTAEGDDGDLRAGAIWPDPRFTDNGDGTATDNLTGLIWLKNTNCAGTGRTWITGFSDVNQLNTDGTMNGNNCQDTSNGGSHQTDWRVPNRKEIISLVDYSRLDGLPENHPFINLCSDYWTSTTFRSHPDWGWYFTRSLFLTITETSKTSSLCIWPVRTGYKTLTISKTGTGNGTVTSNPLGIDCGGICSGFYMQDVQVSLSAEAESGSEFIAWGGDCDASGHVVVDGDKTCTATFNGICTLTVDVTPNGTTTVCGGDSIVFAANLTGGTESFTYQWTEDGDDIPGATNPTYTASYVTAQSHDYNCKVSDSWCCVDIMEDNDSTGEWVTKPGSPSIAAISDDDDCAQSGVTISFVAGVDALCHDLVVDDAVVATGINSPHQHDPGDTVSHTYVVRAVNGDCEEDSEAQLFTDQDNSIGAPAITGITDNDDCAQDGVTITFTPGTGADSHDLWVDGNEVDTGITSPVVFDPGDTLTHVYIVCAVSASCTADSTGYPFADVDDTPVPPGPPIVTDSCGGLMVSWMATPPAISYNVYRRTNGCGPNNWGNVATGLTGTSWEDTGVSLGTEYGYYIEAFNDCGTVTDGRFACGEAFNTIAWPGVPSITSVNDALPGSRTGLLISFLGGSGAQSHDLWMDGHEVATGITSPYLYNPGNCSVHSFVVRAMDGICTTSSAPQIGQDDGCESGTPPPMGDGGTASGNPMTMEKDGDFITYSYDSTTCYSNAAVMLYGALGTFTAYTGTADCDGDGTFDAGSLGNVWFNLVWVNMANTAGHPGYDGDGLARGLEAAGVGCGILGDDPGDGVCD; this is encoded by the coding sequence ATGAAGAGGGTGTTTCTCTTTTTCGTTCTGGTTTTCTTCTTTGGAGATGCGGTTGGACCTTTACAGGGTTTCATTATCCCTGCCCTGCGAGAGAAGACCGTTTCTGATCTGGAGAAAAAGGATTCAAATCCGGATCCTTCTCCCGCTCAAGCATTGAAAATACTTCTTGAAAAACAAAACAGACCATCCACAGAAAAAAATAAACCCATCGTAACTCTTTTCGATCCGCTTTCCGTGAAGGATAATGGGACCCTGAAAGCCAATCCTGACCTGATACTCTTTCGGGCCGGGGTCTTCGATCCAGTCGTAACAATACCATCAGAAATAGATTTCGGGCTGACCTGCAGGAGAGATGCTGGAACCGGGCCTTATCTCTATATCGCCCAGTTCAACAGGACCCCAGGGAAGAGCGATAAGGATCATCTGAACCAGATCGGAGCCGAAGTCCTGTACTACATTCCCAACAACGCCTATATCCTCCGGCTCAAGCCGGAGCAAATCCCAACTGTCGAGAAAATCTCTTCCATTCGAGCTCTTTTTAGACTCCCTAAATGGGCTAAAATTGACCCCCTGATTTGGACGACAATGAAAGATCCAGTCCAGATCGAGATCCTCACCGCTCCCGGCCGGGATGGAGTTCCGGTCCATCGATTCCTGCGTCACACTTTCCAGGATGCCGAATTCATGACAACGGACTATCACCATCAGCGGGGCTGTGTGGTCTGTTCCTTTTCCCATGACAGGCTTTACGAATTCCTGGATACCTGCTCCGATCTTGAAGATGTTCTCTCCATGATTCTCTATGAACCACCGGAACTTCAGAACGACCACTCTATATGGGTTGGCCAGAGCTACGACTGGGTGAACAACACCGATTATGATGTCTCAGCGACAATCTGGAACCAGGGAATCCTGGGTACCGGTCAGATTGTCTGCGTCGCAGACGGCGGCCTGGATACCGACATGTGCTTCTTTCGTTATAACGACTCCATCGAGAGCAAGACATTTCCGCAGTTTTTGAATCCCCCTGAAACCGGTCTCCTGCTTCCAGGTAACAAAGTGATTGCCTATTATGTTCAGCCGGGTGCCGATGAGTGGGATCTCTACTATTTTCATGGAACCCGCGTCTCCGGCTCTGCAGTAGGTGACAATTATCTGACTCTGTCGACGCCCACGTACCATGGCCATGACACAGGAGACGGAATGGCCCCCAACGCCCAGCTGGTGTTCCAGGATGTTACGAACAGCTCGGGTTTCATGGCAGGCCTGATGGGTGACCTGACCGACATGTTCAGCCAGGCTTACTCAGCCGGGGCGCGGATCCACAACGACAGTTGGGGGTTGAGGAGAAATGCCTACTATGCCGATGCCCTGGACATGGATGAGTTTATGTTCCGTCATGAGGATTTTCTCTTTGTCGTGGCCATGGGGAACGCCGGTGCGAATCCGGGAGACGGAACGATCAGCGTTCCCGCCACGGCTAAGAACGTGGTGAGTGTGGGGTCCACAACCAATGGGGGATTGGGCACTCTGGCGGATGATCTGATTAATTCCAGTCGAGGGCCGGTCTTTGATGGACGGCGCAAACCCGACTTGGTTGCCCCCGGTGAAATGATCGTGTCGGCTCTGGGAACCGAGAGCAATGTGGACGACAATTGTTCCACCTGGTCTCACACCGGCAGCTCCTACGCTGCCCCAACGGTCTCGGGTTTACTGGCGCTGATGAGGCAGTACTTCATGGATGGTTTCTACCCGACCGGATCACGAGCCGCGGAAAATGTACGAATACCCTCCGGGGCCCTGTTGAAGGCCTGCCTGATCAACGGTGCTGTTCCCCTGGGGGGTATCGACACATTGACGTCAGGTCCTGTTTCCACTATTCCCTCCAATGACCAGGGGTGGGGGAGGGTACACCTGGACAATGTTCTCTATTTCACGGGAGACTCCCGCCGACTTATGACCTGGGATGTTCGCAACGCCAACGGCCTGTCCACCGGTGAGCAGGTGGAGTACCGGGTGAATGTCACGTCGAGCACGGAGCCCCTCGAGATCCATCTCGTCTGGACCGACCCGGAATCGACGACCCTGGCTGCCGTGAACCTTGTGAACAACCTGGACCTGGAGGTGGTTGACCCGGGAGGAAGCACGACTTACCTGGGCAACGTCTTTTCGGGCGGTGCATCCACAACGGGCGGCTCAGCCGACTTCCTGAACCCTGTTGAAGGGGTCCTGGTCCCCAGTCCCACGACGGGCATGTGGACGCTCCGCGTCAAGGCCACAGCCGTTAATGGGACGGGAACGGCACCCTACAGCAACCGGCAGGGATACGCCCTTGTAGCGACCTTCGCCGACTGTGCCAGTACCATCTCCACGCCGACCGGGCTGAACGCGGTGGATACCGAAATTCTGGGGATCGACCTCAGCTGGAATTCCGTCGCGGGTGCCACCGGGTACCTGATCTACCGCGCCGACGGTTCCTCTCCGGATCCCGAGGAGTATACTCTCGTCGGATCTACAACCTTCACGAACTTTGAGGACACCTTAGTCCAGGGGGGCTACACCTACACGTATACAGTTCGTGCGGTTGATGGATGTACGGAGTCTGCGGCATCCGATACTGCTTCGGCGACATTCAGCGGTGCCTGTGCCCTGAGACCTGACTTCGCCGGCCTTCAAACGGTGATCAACAATACCGACACGGAAGACTGTGAGCTCCATCTCAGCTGGGACCCGGCTTCAAGCAACTGTCCCCAGGGACCTTCCGTTTCGTACAACATCTACCGCGGCACCACTCCCTACTTCATTCTGGGACCGGGAAACCTGCTCCAGCCCGGCTTCAGGGGAACGAGCTATACGGATAGGAGTGTCAACTCCCATGTGACCTACTATTACGTGGTCCGGGCCGAAGACTCCACGACGTCGAACGGCGGCCCGGCCAACGGCGGGAATGAAAGCTTCATGGATGTGGAACGACCCGGTACCGCCTGGTCGTCCTCGATGTCTCCCGGGACGTGGGCGGATGACGGGGGAGACACCGGAGCCAAAATGACCCTCAGCGGGGAATGGCACATCACCAACCTTCAAAACCATACGGGGGGAGGGCACTACAGTTACAGCGCCGCGCGTGACGGTCAACGCTATCCGCGCGGGGCGTGCGCCGCCATCACCACTCCACCTCTGGAGCTACAGCCCGATTCCAATCCCTTGCTTTCCTATTGGGTGAAGTACAACATTCATACGGGGTACGACGGTGTCGTTGTGGAAATCTCGATGGATGGAGGAAATACCTGGGTCACCGTGAATCCGAATGAGTTCTATCCAAGCAGCTTCTATAACACGCAGAACCCTCCAAGAAACGCCTGCGGATACCCGTCCGCACAGAAGTGTTTTTCCGGTCCCGCCGGTAATGCCGGCATGGTAGGATGGGCGAACTATACGCATAACCTGTCACCCTTCGCCGGGCAGACGGTGTTGATCCGGTGGAACCTGTCTTCCGATGATGTCGTTGAGTTCGAAGGGTTCTTTCTCGACGACATTGAAGTGACCTTTGCCAGCGTCAACGAGCCCTGTTATCGGCCCATCGGCAGCAGTCTGCCGCAGACCGGCCAGACCACCTGCTACAACGAAGCCGGGGCCCAGATCAGCTGTACCGGAACCGGCCAGGACGGAGAATTCCGGGCTGGAATTCCGTGGCCCGACCCACGGTTCACGGACAACGGGGACGGAACGGTTACGGATGAACTGACGGGTCTCATATGGCTGGCGGACTGTGGTTGTTTCAGCCCATCATCATGGCTGGATGCCCTGATTTCTATTGCGGCTCTCGCCAATAACCAGTGCGGTCTTTCCGACGGGTCCCAGGCCGGCGATTGGCGCCTCCCCAATGTCCTGGAGCTGGAGAGTTTATATAACTCCGGGGTGTTCAATTCCGCGAACTGGTTGAACACCCAGGGGTTCTCCTATGTTGTCGCAGGAAAGTCCGCGACTTCGACAGCACATCCCTATTCATCGGGATCTGATTTCACTGTTGATATGGCCTGGGGCTATGTGGATGCCGGAGGTGGGGGCCCATTGCTGCCTGTCAGGGGAATATCCTCACTCCCTGCGAGATTATGGCGTACCGGTGTGAAAGTGGTCACTGCTGAAGGAGACGACGGAGATCTTCGGGCTGGAGCGATCTGGCCCGATCCAAGGTTCACGGATAACGGCGACGGGACGGCCACCGATAACCTGACTGGCCTGATCTGGCTCAAAAATACAAACTGTGCCGGTACAGGCAGGACCTGGATCACCGGCTTTTCCGACGTGAACCAGCTCAACACCGACGGGACGATGAATGGGAACAACTGCCAGGACACGAGCAACGGGGGGAGCCATCAGACCGATTGGCGGGTGCCCAACCGCAAAGAAATCATCAGTCTTGTTGACTATTCACGCCTGGATGGATTACCCGAGAATCATCCCTTCATCAATCTTTGCAGTGATTACTGGACTTCCACCACCTTCAGGAGCCACCCGGATTGGGGTTGGTATTTCACAAGATCACTTTTCTTGACAATAACCGAGACCTCCAAAACGAGCTCCCTCTGCATCTGGCCGGTCCGGACAGGCTACAAGACGCTGACGATCTCGAAAACGGGAACGGGGAATGGGACCGTAACAAGCAATCCCCTGGGGATCGATTGCGGTGGAATTTGCAGCGGCTTCTATATGCAAGATGTGCAGGTTTCGCTCTCCGCCGAGGCGGAATCCGGTTCTGAGTTTATAGCGTGGGGTGGAGACTGTGACGCGAGCGGGCATGTCGTCGTCGATGGGGACAAGACCTGCACGGCCACGTTCAACGGCATCTGCACATTGACGGTGGACGTGACGCCCAACGGGACGACAACGGTGTGCGGGGGAGACTCCATCGTCTTCGCCGCGAATCTCACCGGCGGAACGGAATCCTTCACCTACCAGTGGACGGAAGACGGCGATGATATCCCCGGCGCGACAAACCCCACATACACGGCAAGCTATGTGACTGCACAATCCCATGATTACAACTGCAAGGTCTCCGATTCCTGGTGCTGTGTGGATATTATGGAAGATAACGATTCAACGGGTGAATGGGTCACGAAGCCAGGCAGTCCGTCCATCGCTGCCATCTCCGATGACGACGACTGTGCCCAGAGCGGCGTGACCATATCCTTTGTCGCAGGAGTGGACGCCTTATGCCACGATCTCGTCGTGGACGACGCGGTTGTGGCGACAGGGATCAACAGTCCCCATCAGCACGATCCCGGCGACACGGTCAGTCACACCTATGTCGTCCGGGCGGTAAACGGGGACTGCGAAGAGGACTCCGAGGCGCAGTTGTTCACAGACCAGGATAACTCCATCGGGGCCCCTGCCATTACAGGGATCACGGACAACGACGACTGCGCCCAGGACGGTGTGACGATCACCTTTACACCGGGCACCGGGGCGGACAGTCACGACCTCTGGGTGGATGGGAACGAGGTGGACACGGGGATCACCAGTCCTGTCGTCTTTGACCCCGGGGATACGTTGACCCACGTCTACATCGTCTGCGCCGTTAGCGCCTCCTGTACCGCCGACTCTACCGGCTACCCGTTCGCGGATGTCGATGACACACCTGTGCCTCCGGGCCCACCGATTGTGACGGACAGCTGCGGCGGTCTTATGGTCTCCTGGATGGCAACGCCGCCGGCGATCAGCTACAACGTTTACCGAAGGACAAACGGGTGCGGACCCAACAACTGGGGGAACGTCGCCACAGGGCTGACCGGAACTTCGTGGGAGGACACGGGAGTATCTTTGGGAACCGAATACGGGTACTACATCGAAGCATTCAATGACTGCGGAACGGTGACGGACGGCCGCTTTGCATGCGGAGAAGCTTTCAATACCATCGCGTGGCCCGGGGTCCCTTCGATCACTTCCGTGAACGACGCGCTTCCGGGATCCCGTACCGGCCTGTTGATTTCTTTCCTGGGCGGGAGCGGCGCGCAGAGTCACGATCTCTGGATGGACGGCCATGAGGTGGCCACAGGAATTACCAGTCCGTACCTGTACAACCCGGGGAACTGCAGTGTCCACTCCTTTGTCGTTCGCGCGATGGACGGAATCTGTACTACCAGCTCGGCTCCTCAAATCGGTCAGGATGACGGATGCGAAAGCGGTACGCCTCCGCCCATGGGGGATGGAGGGACGGCATCGGGAAATCCCATGACGATGGAAAAGGATGGGGATTTTATTACCTATAGCTATGACAGTACGACTTGCTATTCCAACGCAGCCGTTATGCTGTATGGCGCTCTGGGTACGTTTACTGCATATACCGGGACGGCGGACTGCGACGGTGACGGCACCTTTGATGCCGGTTCGCTGGGAAATGTCTGGTTTAACCTTGTGTGGGTGAACATGGCCAACACGGCGGGCCATCCCGGGTACGACGGGGACGGTCTGGCGCGAGGCCTGGAGGCAGCGGGAGTCGGGTGTGGAATCCTGGGTGATGATCCCGGCGACGGAGTCTGCGACTGA